CATGACGTGATCGTAATTGTGCATCGGCTCGCCCATCCCCATGAACACCACGTTGAACGGGGCTCCGCCGAGGCCGCGGTCCTCCTGGATCAGCGCCACCTGGCCCGCGATCTCTCCCGCGTCGAGGTGGCGGGCGAGACCCATCTTCCCGGTGAGGCAGAAGTCACAGTCGAGGGCGCAACCGACCTGGCTGGAGAGGCAGAGCGTCGCCCGGCCGCGCTGCGACATGTGCACCGCCTCCACCTCTCCCCCGTCGGCCAAGGCGATCCGGTACTTGACCGTGCCGTCCCTCGCCTCGGCCCGACCCGCGATCGATCCGGGGTCGATCCGGGAGGTCTCGGCGAGCCGCGACCTGAGCCTTCGCGGGAGGTCCGTCCACTTCGCCGGGTCGAATCGGCGGAAGCGATAGAGCCAACGGTGGATCTGTCCCGCGTGGTACGGCTCGGCGTCGTGCCCGCCGAGCAGCGCGACCAGCGCCTCCAGCTCGAGGCCGTAGAGGTTGGGTAAGGAAGGGGCGCCGGACCGGGCCATCGCGGCGAGTCTACCCGAGTTCCGCCGTCCTTGACAGCCTCGGAGCCCGGCGCTACGGTGACTCGACGCCACGCTCGAGGTGCAACAGGTGAATAGGGAGAAGTGGGCGTACCTGGCCGGCGGCGTCCTGCTCGGCGCGCTGATCGGATACGGGGTCTTCGATTTCACGAAGCACCCGTCGGCCAGCGTTTCCCTCGAACGCTTCGTTGCCGCACCGCCCTCGGAGGGCGCGGCATCCACCACCGGCGCTCCGGCCGCGAGCCCGGCCCCGTCGGCGGCGGAGGTCGCCGACCTGGAGCGCGTGCTCCACGCGGACCCCAGGAACCTGGGGGCGCTGAAGCGCCTCGGCAACCTGATGTACGACTCGGGACGGTGGACGGAGTCGCTCGACTATTACCGGCGGGCGATCGACCTCGAGCCGCAGGACGCGAACGTCCTCACCGACGCCGGGATCTGCCTCCGGCAGCTCAAGCGGCCCGACGATGCGCTCGATTACTTCCGCCGTGCGCAAGCGGCGGATCCGACGCACTGGCAGTCGCTGTACAACGCGGCCGTGGTCGCCGGGTTCGATCTCGGCCGGTTCGACACCGCCGACGAGGCGCTACGGAAGCTCGAGAAGGTCAATCCCGGAGCGCCTGGCCTCGACAGGCTCCGCCAGGACCTGGCGCACGCGAAGTCCGGGCGGGGAGCGGCCTCGTGATCCGGCGCCTCGTCGTTCTGCTCCTCGCCGTCTTCGGCGCGTGGTGGCTGATTCGGCGCCTCGCCGGGGGCCTCGCCGCCGCGGGCTCCGGATCGCGCCACGCCGTCCCCCGCTTCGAGGGCGCGATGGTCCGGGATCGGATCTGCCAGACGTTCCTGCCGAAGTCCCGGGCCCTCACCGTGCGTCAGGGCGCGGAGGAGCTGTTCTTCTGCTCTGAAGCCTGCCGGGCCGCTTTCCTGGCGCGCCGGCGGACCGCCCGCTGACCGGCGCCGCGGACTGGCCGATCCCGTTCCGGAACCTATATTTGCCCCGCCGGCCGAGGTGCGTGCCGGGACGGGGTCGCCCATGGATCGTCAGCAGATCGCCCAGCTCCACGAAAAGGCCTCCGAGCACTACCTGCGCGGCGAGTTCCGCGACGCGCTCGAGGCGTGGCAGTCGCTCCTCGCCATCGATCCCGGCGACGAGCAGGCGATGGAAGGGGTCCGGCTCGCGGCGATGCTCGTCGAGACGCGCGAGCCCCAGGCGCCGCAACCGCCCCCGCCCGTCCTCTCGCGAATCGCTCCCGCGGACCTGAGGCGCCGGCTGGACGAGGTGGACGCGCGTATCGAGGCCGGCGATCTCCGGGGCGCCGTGGATTCGGCGGAGAAGCTCGCGGCCCAGGCGCCGTCCGAGTCCGCGGTCACCGAAGCGGTGGCGCGCGCGCGCCGCGCGCTCGAGACCGAGCCTTTCGTCCTGGAACACCTGGCGCGGGCCAAGGCCGGGGTGGCGGCGGGGCGGCTCGGTGAAGCGGCCGCCGCCTGCCGCAAGGTCCTCTCGGTGGATGCCCACCACCTCGAAGCGGCGAACCTGCTGCGCCAATGCGAGAACGCCTCGCGGGACGGCGACCCTCTCGACGGAGATCTGAAGGTCCTCGACGCGCTCTCGACCCGTCTCGACGGCGCGAAGCGGGCGGCCGACGCTCCCGCCCCTTCCGGGCCGGTGGGCGACCCTCCGGCTCGAGCGAACGCGGCCGGCGCAAAGCCGCATGCGGCGGCGACCGCCGGGCCGGCGCCCGCGCCGGCGACGGCGGGCGCGCAAGAGGCCAAGGTGATCGAGCCGCCGCCGGCCCCGGCCGCGCCGAGCGCCGCAGCGGAGGAGTTGAAGCGCCGCGTCGAGGATCTCCTGGAAGAAGCGAAGCGCGAGGTGACCGCCGAACGGATCGACGAGGCCCTCGGCATCCTGTCCCGCGTGTTCATCCTCGACGAGCAGAACGAGCAGGCGCTGACCCTGGAGCAGGAACTCCGCACCGCCCAGGGGAACTCGAGCCGCGACGTCGAGAACTGGCTGGCGGAAGCGGTCCAGGATTTCGAGGCGGGCAGGCTCGAGGAGGCGCGCTCGCTCCTCCAGAAGGTCCTTCAGAGATACCCGAGTCATCTCGAGGCCGTGGACTACCTCGAGAGGATCGACGCCGCCCAGGCGGCGCAGGAGCGGGGGCCGGCGCCTTCGAAAGGCTCCGAGGCGTTCCAGGGCGAGGACCTGCTCGCCGCCGGGTCCCGGCTCGAGGCCGCGGACGTCGGCGCGCCCCAGGGGCCGCGGACGATGACCGGGGACTCGAACGCGGCCTCGATCCCCCTTCAGCTCGCGAGCGGGGCCGCGAGCGGCGGTGCGTTGGCGCGGGAGGAAGCGGGGATCGGTGACGAGGTCTCGGCCCCGCCTCTCGCCTTGGCGCCCCCGCGGTCCTCGCTCCCCTGGCCGATCGTCGCGGGCCTGGCCGTCGTCGTGGCCGCAGCCACGATCGGGGCGGCCGCGTGGAAGCTCCCGACCCTGCTCCACGGCAAGTCGGCGCCTCCCGCGGCGGGGGCCCGTCCCGAGGCTTCCGCGCGGCCGGTGCCGTCGCGGCGGGAGATCACGTCGTCGCCGAAGCTTCCGGTCGTCCCCACGTCGAAGAGCGTTTCCGAGGCGATGGCCCGCGGGAAATCGGCGATGGAGGCCGGCGACTTCGCGACGGCCGTCGTCGCGTACAACGACGCCTTGGCGCTCGATCCCGGGCTGGACGAGGCCCGGGCCGGCCTGAGCCAGGCGGGCGAGCGGTACAAGGCCCAGAAGGCGGAGCGCGATCAGATCGACCGCGCGAAGGCGGCGTTCGACGAGGGCGAGTT
This Terriglobia bacterium DNA region includes the following protein-coding sequences:
- a CDS encoding tetratricopeptide repeat protein — translated: MNREKWAYLAGGVLLGALIGYGVFDFTKHPSASVSLERFVAAPPSEGAASTTGAPAASPAPSAAEVADLERVLHADPRNLGALKRLGNLMYDSGRWTESLDYYRRAIDLEPQDANVLTDAGICLRQLKRPDDALDYFRRAQAADPTHWQSLYNAAVVAGFDLGRFDTADEALRKLEKVNPGAPGLDRLRQDLAHAKSGRGAAS
- a CDS encoding tetratricopeptide repeat protein, which encodes MDRQQIAQLHEKASEHYLRGEFRDALEAWQSLLAIDPGDEQAMEGVRLAAMLVETREPQAPQPPPPVLSRIAPADLRRRLDEVDARIEAGDLRGAVDSAEKLAAQAPSESAVTEAVARARRALETEPFVLEHLARAKAGVAAGRLGEAAAACRKVLSVDAHHLEAANLLRQCENASRDGDPLDGDLKVLDALSTRLDGAKRAADAPAPSGPVGDPPARANAAGAKPHAAATAGPAPAPATAGAQEAKVIEPPPAPAAPSAAAEELKRRVEDLLEEAKREVTAERIDEALGILSRVFILDEQNEQALTLEQELRTAQGNSSRDVENWLAEAVQDFEAGRLEEARSLLQKVLQRYPSHLEAVDYLERIDAAQAAQERGPAPSKGSEAFQGEDLLAAGSRLEAADVGAPQGPRTMTGDSNAASIPLQLASGAASGGALAREEAGIGDEVSAPPLALAPPRSSLPWPIVAGLAVVVAAATIGAAAWKLPTLLHGKSAPPAAGARPEASARPVPSRREITSSPKLPVVPTSKSVSEAMARGKSAMEAGDFATAVVAYNDALALDPGLDEARAGLSQAGERYKAQKAERDQIDRAKAAFDEGEFTPALKILYRLPQGRYAAEIEHYKANAWYNLGLVSLRAGNCKEAQESFDETLQINPGDPAVRRAKELARRYQGLEKDRAFYDVAESIPFRKVNE